From a single Arachnia propionica genomic region:
- a CDS encoding ABC transporter permease, protein MIDTIVSGLVHGNVYALVAVGISLIFGVTGVVNFAQGSIVGFGAMLGWWFIGVCGWPWWLALLAVAASSALIGWIINLTTVRPLIKAPPIAALLATFAASMVLDNLSQILFGADTREYPAPLPTDDLPVGGVRLGTSDAVALGFTIAAMLGLWAWLRFGRDGLAVRATAADPDAARQMGIPVTRVQNLSFLLASCLGGVGGIFFGMYAGVISPYSASFTGTVGFIAAAVGGLGSIVGAVAGGFVIGLLEALGIYQFGGSFRDLFIFGAFLLVLLLRPHGLFGSRHAVSSEPMTGTFLGAGRPPRLVWWHWVLLALVAGLAVPLLGGPVLSSVGTQVAIYAIIAVPMTLLAGSTGQVSLGQAAPVAIGAYASALLVMRLNLPFLVALLLAGVIAAVLATLVTLPIWRLGGHYVSMATLALGYIVLSVIRGWDAVTKGAYGLSGIPAPEILGLRLLVAEDHYQLDLVVLAITLFVVFRIRSSHLGNVLAAVGSDEIASRSLGLRTRGYKALAYALAAFFAGMAGALLAHQYNYLDPTVFTVQMSVLVLTIVVLGGINSPFGAVLGSLALVGLPEALRLAPDVRILLYGIVVIAIIRFLPQGLWTRRA, encoded by the coding sequence ATGATCGACACGATCGTCTCGGGGCTCGTCCACGGCAACGTCTACGCGCTGGTCGCTGTCGGTATTTCCCTGATCTTCGGCGTCACGGGTGTGGTCAACTTCGCCCAGGGCTCCATCGTCGGGTTCGGTGCGATGCTCGGCTGGTGGTTTATTGGCGTGTGTGGGTGGCCGTGGTGGCTGGCGCTGCTGGCCGTGGCCGCTTCCAGTGCCCTGATCGGTTGGATCATCAACCTCACGACGGTGCGTCCGCTGATCAAGGCGCCTCCGATCGCAGCGCTGCTCGCCACCTTCGCGGCCTCCATGGTGCTCGACAACCTGAGCCAGATCCTGTTCGGGGCAGATACCCGCGAATACCCGGCACCGCTGCCGACCGACGACCTGCCCGTCGGCGGGGTCAGGCTCGGCACCTCCGACGCGGTCGCCCTTGGTTTCACCATTGCTGCGATGCTCGGCCTGTGGGCGTGGCTGCGGTTCGGGCGTGACGGTCTGGCTGTGCGGGCCACCGCGGCGGACCCGGACGCCGCCCGCCAGATGGGGATTCCCGTGACGAGGGTCCAGAACCTGTCCTTCCTACTGGCTTCTTGCCTCGGTGGGGTGGGAGGAATCTTCTTCGGCATGTATGCCGGCGTCATCTCGCCCTATTCGGCCTCCTTCACCGGAACCGTCGGGTTCATCGCCGCCGCGGTCGGCGGCCTGGGATCCATCGTCGGCGCCGTGGCCGGTGGCTTCGTGATCGGCCTGCTGGAGGCGCTCGGCATTTACCAGTTCGGTGGCAGCTTCCGGGACCTGTTCATCTTCGGCGCCTTCCTGCTGGTGCTGCTGTTGCGACCCCACGGACTGTTCGGTTCCCGGCACGCCGTCTCATCCGAACCCATGACCGGCACCTTCCTTGGGGCTGGCCGCCCACCCAGGCTGGTGTGGTGGCACTGGGTGCTGCTCGCCCTGGTCGCAGGCCTAGCGGTGCCGTTGCTGGGCGGTCCGGTGCTCAGCTCCGTCGGTACCCAGGTGGCGATCTACGCCATCATCGCGGTCCCCATGACGCTGCTGGCCGGATCGACCGGGCAGGTCTCCCTGGGACAGGCCGCGCCCGTGGCCATCGGTGCCTACGCCTCGGCGCTGCTGGTGATGCGCCTGAACCTGCCCTTTCTGGTGGCCCTGCTGCTGGCCGGGGTGATCGCGGCGGTGCTGGCCACCCTGGTGACCCTGCCGATCTGGAGACTCGGCGGTCACTACGTGTCCATGGCGACCCTGGCCCTCGGCTACATCGTGCTGTCGGTGATCCGCGGCTGGGACGCGGTCACCAAGGGCGCCTACGGGCTCTCCGGCATCCCCGCCCCGGAGATCCTCGGGCTGCGGCTGCTGGTTGCCGAGGACCACTACCAACTCGACCTGGTGGTGCTGGCGATCACGTTGTTCGTGGTGTTCAGGATCCGCTCCTCGCACCTGGGCAATGTGCTGGCGGCCGTCGGCTCCGACGAGATCGCGTCGCGTTCCCTGGGGTTGCGCACCCGCGGCTACAAGGCGCTCGCCTACGCGCTGGCCGCCTTCTTCGCCGGGATGGCGGGGGCGTTGCTGGCGCACCAGTACAACTACCTCGACCCAACGGTGTTCACCGTCCAGATGTCCGTGCTGGTGCTCACGATCGTTGTGTTGGGCGGAATCAACTCTCCCTTCGGGGCGGTGCTCGGTTCCCTGGCCCTGGTCGGGTTGCCCGAGGCGCTGCGCCTTGCCCCCGACGTGCGCATCCTGCTGTACGGGATCGTCGTGATCGCGATCATCCGTTTCCTGCCTCAGGGCCTGTGGACGAGGAGAGCATGA
- a CDS encoding ABC transporter substrate-binding protein, producing the protein MPKNLSRRAFVGAIPACVALSACSALSRAGASGSGSADQGGPIVFGVSGPRTGASAEYGQYWQEGFDLALEELNAAGGVDGRTVELKWEDSQSDPKQSVPIAQKFVADATVIAELGDFSSGASMAASVTYQQAGLVQFGFTNSNPDFTKGGDHMWSTSLTQEFYQTRAARWIAGSYQRISVVYLESDWGKNSFDIFKAAAAEAGLEIAYESPIQPDSEDYRPVLIKARDAGPQAVVHLGYGPDGARVVRQLREIGFTGQFFGGQNTPQFLEAAGTSAEGTIIIENFLIGNDSPAVVDFNKRFKDRFGHEPSTFSAYAYDALNVLVEAVRRGGATREGIFKALSEGGRWKTVQFGEFEFSADRRPGDVTLLPVTVRNGVYVPAEAS; encoded by the coding sequence ATGCCCAAAAACCTTTCTCGCCGCGCCTTTGTCGGGGCCATTCCCGCGTGTGTTGCGTTGAGTGCTTGCAGCGCTCTTTCCCGCGCCGGCGCCTCTGGGAGCGGTTCCGCCGATCAGGGAGGACCCATCGTCTTCGGGGTCTCGGGACCGAGAACCGGGGCCAGTGCCGAGTACGGCCAGTACTGGCAGGAGGGCTTCGATCTGGCCCTCGAAGAACTGAACGCCGCCGGGGGAGTGGACGGTCGCACGGTGGAACTGAAATGGGAGGACTCCCAGTCCGATCCGAAACAATCGGTGCCGATTGCGCAGAAGTTCGTCGCAGATGCCACTGTCATTGCGGAGCTGGGGGACTTCTCTTCCGGAGCCTCGATGGCGGCCTCGGTCACCTATCAGCAGGCGGGGCTCGTGCAGTTCGGTTTCACCAACTCCAACCCCGACTTCACCAAGGGCGGCGACCACATGTGGTCCACATCATTGACCCAGGAGTTCTACCAGACTCGCGCCGCCCGGTGGATCGCGGGCAGCTACCAGAGGATCTCCGTGGTCTACCTCGAGAGCGACTGGGGCAAGAACTCCTTCGACATCTTCAAGGCGGCCGCGGCGGAGGCCGGACTGGAGATCGCATACGAGTCACCCATCCAACCCGACTCCGAGGACTACCGGCCCGTCCTGATCAAGGCCCGCGACGCCGGACCGCAGGCCGTCGTCCACCTCGGCTACGGACCCGACGGTGCACGCGTCGTGCGGCAGCTGCGGGAGATCGGGTTCACGGGCCAGTTCTTCGGCGGCCAGAACACCCCGCAGTTCCTGGAGGCCGCAGGAACCTCGGCAGAGGGAACGATCATCATCGAGAACTTCCTGATTGGCAATGACTCACCGGCGGTGGTCGACTTCAACAAACGGTTCAAGGACAGGTTCGGGCACGAGCCCAGTACCTTCTCCGCCTATGCCTACGACGCCCTCAACGTGCTGGTCGAGGCGGTCCGCCGTGGCGGCGCGACCCGTGAGGGGATTTTCAAGGCCCTCTCCGAGGGTGGCAGGTGGAAGACCGTGCAGTTCGGGGAGTTCGAGTTCTCCGCGGACCGTCGCCCCGGTGACGTCACACTCCTGCCCGTCACCGTCAGGAACGGAGTCTACGTGCCGGCGGAGGCCTCATGA
- a CDS encoding alpha-amylase family protein, with protein sequence MGDIDDVLELRWNRYADELTTALRNVYGDKTDALVERVRAIVTKTLESRPADLRRLDEARLLRPDWLQQPGMTGYVCYTDRFAGTLNGILGHLDYLRDLGVTYLHLMPLLQPREGANDGGYAVADYRSIRSDLGTMDDLADVAKGLRERGISLVVDLVLNHVAKEHEWARRARAGEQKYRDYFMIYPDRTVPDQYEQTLPEVFPDFAPGNFTWDEELSGWVWTTFNDYQWDVNWANPDVFCEYLEIICNLANHGVEVLRLDAIAFIWKQMGTDCQNEPPVHELAEALRAAVRIAAPAVVFKAEAIVGPRDLIAYFGQGRHYGKLSDLAYHNSLMAQLWSALASRDVTLLRYALERFPAKPPTATWGTYVRCHDDIGWAVDDRDAAAVGINGAEHRRFLSDFYSGEFPKSFARGLVFQANPATGDRRISGTLASLAGLETALESKDREAIDLAVGRINMLHAVICGFGGVPLIYMGDELAMLNDYHYGDDPAHAEDNRWVHRPVMDWDAVAALAENPDSAQARVNAWLRHVLDVRRATPQLHAGYESRILDVGDHRVLAIRRDHPIGPMYQLYNLSEHRVSIPMGLLRTPYGSSAKELLDDVTWDLGPADFSLDPYQVRWFVAAEGQEE encoded by the coding sequence ATGGGTGACATTGACGACGTCCTGGAACTGCGGTGGAACCGCTACGCGGATGAACTGACAACGGCGCTGCGCAACGTCTACGGAGACAAGACCGACGCTCTGGTGGAGCGGGTGCGTGCCATCGTGACGAAGACGCTTGAGAGTCGTCCCGCCGATCTGCGTAGGCTCGACGAGGCACGCCTGCTGCGTCCCGACTGGCTGCAGCAACCCGGTATGACGGGCTATGTCTGTTACACGGATCGGTTCGCGGGCACCTTGAACGGAATCCTCGGACATCTCGACTACCTGCGCGACCTCGGGGTCACCTACCTGCACCTGATGCCGCTGCTGCAACCCCGTGAGGGCGCCAACGACGGCGGCTACGCGGTGGCCGACTACCGTTCCATCCGCAGCGACCTCGGAACCATGGACGATCTCGCGGATGTGGCGAAGGGACTGCGGGAACGCGGCATCTCGCTGGTGGTCGACCTGGTGCTCAACCATGTCGCCAAGGAACACGAATGGGCCCGGCGCGCCCGGGCGGGCGAGCAGAAGTACCGCGACTACTTCATGATCTACCCGGATCGCACCGTCCCGGATCAGTACGAACAGACCCTGCCTGAGGTGTTCCCGGACTTCGCTCCCGGGAACTTCACCTGGGACGAGGAGCTCTCCGGATGGGTGTGGACCACCTTCAACGACTACCAGTGGGACGTGAACTGGGCGAACCCCGATGTCTTCTGCGAATACCTGGAGATCATCTGCAACCTCGCCAACCACGGCGTCGAGGTGCTGCGGCTGGATGCCATTGCCTTCATTTGGAAACAAATGGGCACGGATTGCCAGAACGAACCCCCCGTCCACGAACTCGCGGAGGCGCTGCGGGCCGCGGTGCGGATTGCGGCCCCGGCGGTGGTGTTTAAGGCCGAGGCCATCGTTGGTCCGCGCGACCTGATCGCCTACTTCGGTCAGGGGCGTCACTACGGGAAACTCTCCGATCTGGCCTACCACAATTCTCTGATGGCCCAGCTGTGGTCAGCGCTGGCCAGTCGCGACGTGACGCTGCTGCGCTACGCCCTCGAACGGTTCCCCGCGAAACCCCCGACGGCCACCTGGGGCACCTACGTGCGCTGCCACGACGACATCGGCTGGGCCGTTGACGACCGCGACGCCGCTGCGGTCGGCATCAACGGGGCAGAGCATCGCAGATTCCTGTCTGATTTCTACTCCGGCGAGTTCCCGAAGTCGTTCGCCCGCGGCCTGGTGTTCCAGGCCAACCCCGCCACCGGCGACCGGCGTATTTCCGGCACCCTGGCGTCCCTGGCCGGGCTCGAGACGGCCCTCGAGTCGAAGGACCGAGAAGCCATCGACCTGGCGGTGGGTCGCATCAACATGCTGCACGCCGTGATCTGCGGGTTCGGCGGGGTGCCGCTGATCTACATGGGCGATGAACTGGCGATGCTCAACGACTATCACTACGGCGACGATCCCGCGCACGCCGAGGACAACCGCTGGGTGCACCGCCCCGTCATGGACTGGGATGCCGTGGCCGCGCTGGCCGAGAACCCCGACTCCGCGCAGGCGCGCGTCAACGCGTGGCTGCGGCACGTGCTCGATGTGCGCCGCGCCACACCGCAGCTGCACGCCGGTTACGAGTCGCGCATCCTCGACGTCGGCGACCACAGGGTGCTGGCGATCCGCCGCGACCACCCGATCGGTCCCATGTACCAGCTCTACAACCTCTCCGAACACAGGGTCAGCATTCCCATGGGGCTGCTGCGTACCCCCTACGGCAGCAGCGCCAAGGAGCTCCTCGACGACGTGACCTGGGATCTTGGCCCTGCCGATTTCAGCCTGGATCCCTATCAGGTGCGGTGGTTCGTGGCGGCCGAGGGCCAGGAGGAATGA
- a CDS encoding patatin-like phospholipase family protein yields the protein MARRGWLGLPLFDSRAEPSTTACVLSGGGSRASFQIGALDYLYANDPGFTPTIFVGASAGAILAAGLAQYPSRQEQIGFLESIDELWCSMTGPEDMFIPRPWLSRLLEEAPAWLELVGPGIKSADAPSRSSWLSLRRRRPEPPGTDTPEDPVEEALTPDEELQSDFSLGFMAQLAGALGRLPKLGSDLMAVKAGLEQSRSLYRPGPVLAKLLHPDVFDPARVSTSGMQLRMAMVALETGELHFMREDGALVNREDREIDTGPHNLTRGVLASCAIPGVFKPVPVGAETYVDGGARENLPAEMAIGHLQAGRTYVVSSQTDGVPRRQSMAQADVFQVVMRATEILMDESGRDETAYALSTGAVVIAPDVEVHEAMTVHPGLIRIHRDHGWSRAAAVVQGVDEVEQQRLSRVTSLRIRCLRREEAWLDDLANRRALLELQSAKLELRDAMARCQKHLLPEGVDQCWARFEEHPRKPGVEPRWVEG from the coding sequence ATGGCTCGTAGAGGTTGGTTGGGACTCCCGCTCTTCGATTCCCGCGCCGAGCCGAGTACCACTGCCTGCGTGCTCTCGGGCGGCGGATCGCGGGCCAGTTTTCAAATCGGCGCCCTCGACTACCTGTATGCGAATGATCCCGGCTTCACCCCCACGATCTTCGTCGGTGCGTCGGCTGGGGCCATTTTGGCTGCGGGGCTGGCCCAGTACCCCAGCCGTCAGGAACAGATCGGTTTCCTGGAGAGCATCGATGAACTCTGGTGTTCTATGACGGGCCCTGAGGACATGTTCATTCCTCGCCCCTGGTTATCCCGGTTGCTGGAGGAGGCCCCGGCCTGGCTCGAACTCGTGGGCCCGGGGATCAAATCGGCGGATGCCCCGTCGCGCTCCTCCTGGCTGTCGTTGCGGCGTCGCCGTCCCGAACCGCCTGGGACCGACACCCCGGAGGACCCCGTGGAGGAGGCGCTCACCCCTGACGAGGAATTGCAATCGGACTTCTCCCTGGGGTTCATGGCTCAGCTGGCGGGTGCCCTGGGGCGGCTCCCGAAGCTGGGGAGCGACCTGATGGCGGTCAAAGCGGGACTGGAGCAGTCGCGATCGCTGTACCGCCCGGGGCCCGTGCTGGCGAAGCTGCTTCACCCGGACGTTTTCGACCCCGCCCGGGTGTCCACCTCCGGAATGCAGCTGCGGATGGCGATGGTGGCCCTGGAAACGGGGGAGCTGCACTTCATGCGCGAGGACGGCGCCTTGGTCAATCGCGAGGACCGGGAGATCGACACGGGCCCGCACAATCTGACTCGCGGGGTGCTCGCGTCCTGTGCCATTCCCGGGGTGTTCAAGCCGGTTCCGGTCGGGGCGGAGACCTACGTCGACGGTGGAGCCCGGGAGAACCTACCCGCGGAGATGGCGATCGGGCACCTGCAGGCTGGTCGAACGTATGTGGTCTCGTCGCAGACCGACGGGGTGCCACGACGGCAGTCGATGGCCCAGGCCGACGTCTTCCAGGTCGTGATGCGAGCCACCGAGATCCTCATGGACGAATCCGGACGGGATGAAACCGCTTATGCGTTGTCGACCGGTGCGGTCGTCATCGCTCCGGACGTCGAGGTGCACGAGGCCATGACAGTTCATCCCGGCCTGATTCGCATCCACCGCGACCACGGTTGGTCCCGCGCAGCTGCGGTCGTGCAGGGGGTCGATGAGGTGGAGCAGCAGCGGCTGAGTCGGGTCACCTCGCTGCGGATTCGTTGCCTGCGACGAGAGGAAGCCTGGCTGGATGACCTCGCCAACCGACGTGCTCTACTGGAGCTCCAGAGCGCGAAACTGGAGTTGCGCGACGCCATGGCCCGCTGTCAGAAACATCTGCTGCCCGAGGGTGTGGATCAGTGTTGGGCCCGATTCGAGGAACACCCGAGGAAGCCCGGCGTCGAGCCGCGATGGGTGGAGGGGTGA
- a CDS encoding SH3 domain-containing protein, with protein MNRKMRTVRGGLAALVVAGLVQSVGSLALVTSADAAGTSMRATTAVNVRSGPGTGHSRIGLLYPGDNVQALSTSNGWTKVSYKGRTGYVASAYLTSSSSGGGGGSSSGASGDAYTTTALNLRTGPSLSSSVKTVASKGTKVTLTGTVKGEFSQVTWSGQTLWAATRYLSQSAGSPSQDLPTATKKLRATTELMIRTAPGSGYRSLGDVPRGTILDCTDVVTSGMAQCIWQGNVRWFNNKYLKAAGDSASPGGGSLPSTTTQYATANLNIWHSATGSSHTGEIPKGSEVAVTGTVQSGRAQIVHNGAIRWVTARYLSSSTPAGDGGRSGDGGSLNRGWSKGLDQANENVKRIVRYIWGNVPEITTMYGVRPDPLPDHPSGRAVDIMIPNYRSNKELGNRLAAYFKENHSQFRVHYIIWDQKIWNITRDREGWRSMSGRGSDTANHKDHIHITVYDN; from the coding sequence GTGAACCGAAAGATGCGAACCGTGCGGGGAGGGCTGGCCGCTCTGGTGGTGGCCGGGCTCGTTCAGTCGGTCGGCTCACTCGCTCTGGTGACCAGCGCCGATGCAGCGGGCACCTCGATGCGGGCAACCACAGCCGTCAACGTGCGTTCGGGACCGGGAACCGGCCACTCCCGAATCGGCCTGCTCTACCCCGGGGACAACGTGCAGGCCCTGAGCACCAGCAACGGCTGGACAAAGGTGTCCTACAAGGGTCGCACCGGCTATGTCGCATCCGCCTACCTGACCTCATCGTCGAGCGGCGGAGGCGGTGGGTCGTCCTCGGGTGCTTCCGGGGATGCCTACACGACCACGGCACTGAATCTGCGCACCGGGCCCAGCCTGAGTTCCTCGGTGAAAACGGTCGCGTCGAAGGGCACGAAGGTGACGCTCACCGGCACCGTGAAGGGCGAGTTCTCGCAGGTGACCTGGAGCGGTCAGACGCTCTGGGCCGCGACACGCTACCTGTCGCAGTCTGCGGGTTCCCCCAGCCAGGACCTTCCCACCGCCACGAAGAAACTGCGGGCCACCACCGAACTGATGATCCGCACTGCGCCGGGAAGCGGCTACCGTTCCCTGGGTGATGTGCCACGCGGCACAATCCTCGACTGCACGGACGTGGTGACCAGCGGAATGGCGCAGTGCATCTGGCAGGGCAACGTCCGCTGGTTCAACAACAAGTACCTGAAGGCGGCAGGTGATTCCGCCAGCCCGGGCGGAGGCAGCCTGCCCTCCACCACCACCCAGTACGCGACGGCCAACCTGAACATCTGGCACTCGGCCACCGGGTCCTCCCACACCGGCGAGATCCCGAAGGGCAGCGAGGTGGCCGTGACCGGCACCGTCCAGTCGGGACGCGCGCAGATCGTCCACAACGGCGCAATCCGCTGGGTGACGGCCCGCTACCTGAGCTCGTCGACCCCCGCCGGGGACGGTGGTCGCAGCGGAGACGGCGGCAGCCTGAACCGGGGTTGGTCGAAGGGCCTCGACCAGGCCAACGAGAACGTCAAACGGATCGTCCGTTACATCTGGGGCAACGTCCCGGAGATCACGACCATGTACGGCGTGCGCCCGGATCCGCTGCCGGATCATCCCTCGGGCCGGGCCGTGGACATCATGATCCCCAACTACAGGTCGAACAAGGAGTTGGGCAATCGGTTGGCCGCCTACTTCAAGGAGAATCATTCCCAGTTCCGCGTCCACTACATCATCTGGGACCAGAAGATCTGGAACATCACCCGCGACCGCGAGGGGTGGCGTTCGATGTCGGGACGCGGCAGCGACACCGCCAACCACAAGGACCACATCCACATCACCGTCTACGACAACTGA
- a CDS encoding multicopper oxidase domain-containing protein, protein MSTPSRPGASPSQTDRAGRAGSGGGPGGSRRNRARDYTVVVWLLSAVIVAAAHRLVPESTWLMVHLVLLGALTHSVLVWSQYFTAALLKTRPDEARDRAQRRRLGLLSLGSLAVFVGVPATWWWLVVAGATLVTAAVAWHGISLWRQLRKALPGRFRVAIWYYVAAACHLPVGAAFGATLAFGLDNTWHWRFLVAHTMTNLLGWIGLTVVGTLVTFWPTILRTRMDDRAEGFAKQALPWLIGSGMVVVAGALAGLQYVAVAGLVGYLLALGWWGRVLIAPLRRRPPREFSPASVLAAMMWWVVALVVTGGIVLITPPSGWSEVTGTLAAVWAGGFAAQLLTGALSYLLPSVLGGGPRVVRAGAAWFDRFATFRIVVINGALILFLAPTPPWVKIVSGVLGVASAAAFLPLMILGIKASVAERRAIAKAGPRTGPPQKLPERESALTANGMLAGVLALTLAVTVGVGIDPSAVGLGGGSSSTGVNATGRTQRIQVTAKEGLRFEPASAEVSRGDRVIIELSNADATMIHDLKLGDAATPRLSVGETAELDLGVVGESIEGWCTVVGHRQAGMVFTLKVSGQDASGSQDGTTGSGHDHAPAQANSAPLNTVVDPVAPAPTEETIHRVEMRVTELPLEVAPGVWQKRWTFNGGPVGPTLRGKVGDVFEVTLINDGTIGHSIDFHASNLAPDGPMRTIAPGESLVYRFTAHRAGMWLYHCGTAPVSAHIAAGMHGAVIIDPEGLPAVDREYALVASEIYLAGGTGTSPETAAEIDAAKAQTDTPDYSTFNGIAFQYAQRPFTAKVGEKVRFWVLSAGPNLSTSFHIIGGQFDTVYFEGGYLLKDGKDAFGNSGGGSQALGIEAAQAGFVELTFPEAGHYTVVDHAFLDAERGALGTIEVTE, encoded by the coding sequence ATGAGCACCCCCAGCCGTCCGGGGGCGAGCCCTTCGCAGACCGACCGAGCTGGTCGTGCGGGCAGCGGGGGAGGACCCGGTGGGTCGCGTCGCAATCGCGCCCGCGACTACACCGTCGTCGTCTGGCTGCTGAGTGCCGTGATCGTTGCCGCGGCCCATCGCCTGGTGCCCGAATCCACCTGGCTGATGGTGCACCTGGTGCTGCTCGGGGCCCTGACGCACTCCGTGCTCGTGTGGAGCCAGTACTTCACCGCTGCCCTGCTCAAGACCCGGCCCGACGAGGCCCGGGACCGCGCGCAGCGCAGGCGACTCGGACTGCTCTCCCTGGGATCCCTGGCGGTCTTCGTCGGGGTGCCGGCCACATGGTGGTGGCTGGTGGTCGCGGGTGCCACGCTCGTGACCGCGGCCGTCGCCTGGCACGGGATCTCGCTGTGGCGGCAGCTCCGCAAGGCCCTTCCCGGACGTTTCCGGGTGGCCATCTGGTATTACGTGGCCGCCGCCTGTCACCTGCCCGTCGGGGCTGCGTTCGGGGCGACGCTGGCCTTCGGTCTGGACAACACCTGGCACTGGCGGTTCCTCGTCGCCCACACCATGACGAACCTGCTGGGCTGGATCGGCCTGACGGTGGTGGGGACGCTGGTCACGTTCTGGCCCACCATTCTGCGCACCCGCATGGATGACCGCGCCGAGGGATTCGCCAAGCAGGCCCTTCCCTGGCTGATCGGCTCGGGGATGGTCGTGGTGGCGGGCGCGCTGGCGGGTCTCCAGTACGTCGCGGTGGCCGGTTTGGTCGGGTACCTGCTGGCGCTTGGCTGGTGGGGCAGGGTGCTCATCGCCCCGCTGCGTCGCCGACCCCCGCGTGAATTCTCCCCTGCCTCCGTGCTGGCCGCGATGATGTGGTGGGTGGTGGCGCTGGTGGTCACCGGCGGGATCGTGCTGATCACTCCGCCCTCGGGTTGGTCGGAGGTGACCGGAACCCTCGCCGCGGTGTGGGCCGGCGGTTTCGCCGCGCAGCTGCTCACCGGCGCGCTCAGCTATCTGCTGCCCTCCGTTCTTGGTGGTGGGCCCCGCGTCGTGCGGGCGGGCGCGGCGTGGTTCGACCGTTTCGCCACGTTCCGGATCGTCGTCATCAACGGTGCCCTGATACTGTTCCTCGCCCCCACGCCACCCTGGGTGAAAATTGTCTCCGGTGTGCTCGGGGTGGCATCGGCGGCGGCCTTCCTGCCCCTGATGATCCTCGGGATAAAAGCGAGTGTCGCGGAACGCAGGGCGATCGCCAAGGCAGGTCCCCGCACCGGGCCGCCCCAGAAACTGCCCGAGCGGGAATCTGCGCTGACCGCCAACGGGATGCTGGCGGGTGTACTTGCCCTGACCCTCGCCGTCACGGTGGGGGTTGGCATCGACCCGTCGGCGGTCGGCCTGGGCGGTGGTTCGTCGTCGACGGGGGTGAACGCGACGGGCAGAACCCAGAGAATCCAGGTCACTGCCAAGGAGGGGCTGCGTTTCGAACCCGCCTCGGCGGAGGTCAGCCGCGGTGACCGGGTGATCATCGAGCTGAGCAACGCCGATGCCACCATGATCCACGACCTGAAGCTTGGCGACGCCGCCACGCCCCGGCTGAGCGTGGGAGAAACCGCGGAGCTGGATCTCGGAGTGGTCGGGGAGTCCATCGAGGGCTGGTGCACCGTCGTCGGGCACCGCCAGGCCGGGATGGTTTTCACCCTCAAGGTCTCAGGGCAAGACGCCTCCGGTTCGCAGGACGGAACCACGGGTAGTGGACACGACCACGCCCCTGCGCAGGCCAACTCGGCCCCGCTGAACACCGTGGTGGATCCCGTCGCCCCGGCGCCCACGGAGGAAACCATCCACCGCGTGGAGATGCGCGTCACGGAACTTCCCCTTGAGGTGGCGCCCGGGGTGTGGCAGAAACGCTGGACCTTCAACGGCGGGCCGGTAGGACCGACCCTGCGCGGCAAAGTCGGGGACGTGTTCGAGGTGACCCTCATCAACGACGGCACCATCGGTCACTCCATCGACTTCCACGCCAGCAATCTCGCGCCTGACGGGCCCATGCGCACCATCGCCCCGGGAGAGAGCCTCGTCTACCGGTTCACCGCGCACCGCGCCGGGATGTGGCTGTACCACTGTGGCACCGCCCCGGTGTCCGCGCACATCGCCGCCGGCATGCACGGCGCGGTGATCATCGACCCCGAGGGGCTGCCCGCGGTGGACCGTGAGTACGCCCTGGTGGCCTCTGAGATCTACCTGGCTGGTGGCACGGGAACCAGCCCGGAGACCGCCGCCGAGATCGACGCCGCCAAGGCGCAGACCGACACCCCCGACTACTCGACCTTCAACGGCATCGCCTTCCAGTACGCGCAGCGCCCGTTCACCGCGAAGGTGGGGGAGAAGGTGCGGTTCTGGGTGCTTTCCGCAGGACCGAACCTGTCCACGAGCTTCCACATCATCGGCGGCCAGTTCGACACCGTCTACTTCGAGGGCGGCTACCTGCTCAAGGACGGGAAGGACGCATTCGGCAACAGCGGCGGCGGTTCCCAGGCCCTCGGGATCGAGGCCGCCCAAGCGGGTTTCGTGGAGCTCACCTTCCCGGAGGCCGGTCACTACACCGTCGTCGATCATGCCTTTCTGGACGCCGAAAGGGGCGCCCTCGGCACCATCGAGGTGACCGAGTGA
- a CDS encoding DUF2249 domain-containing protein: MTELPITEKSSGGSCGCGCGCGSLPELDARVIPHAIRHAAILGVVGSLNVGDAFILVAPHNPLPLLAQIADLHGDAIQVSYVQEGPDAWKLKLERRS, translated from the coding sequence ATGACTGAACTGCCCATCACCGAGAAATCTTCCGGGGGTAGCTGCGGCTGCGGTTGCGGCTGCGGTTCCCTGCCCGAACTCGATGCCCGCGTCATCCCGCACGCGATTCGTCACGCCGCGATCCTTGGGGTCGTCGGCTCCCTGAACGTGGGCGACGCTTTCATCCTCGTCGCCCCCCACAACCCGCTGCCGCTGCTGGCGCAGATCGCCGACCTCCACGGCGACGCCATCCAGGTCAGCTACGTCCAGGAAGGTCCCGATGCCTGGAAGCTGAAGCTGGAGCGGCGCAGCTGA